The nucleotide sequence cacattgtcaccaaagtgcacttatcttttcggttaaGGGTCCAGGGAAAACTCcaaagttaagcgtgcttgagctggagtacactacaagaaaacaggccatTTGCGACTCCTATTATAGTCGCTCATTAGTCGCAAATAAGGTTTTTGTGACTACTTTGTGACTATTTTTTATGGTTGCAAAAAATCGGTCGCAAAATATGTTGGTCGCAACAATGTCGCTGATTTGTGATGGATTGCAGACTCCATAATATAGTCGTATATTAGCGACGACTATGTGACTAGAATTGGTAGTTATACATTTCCGACTAAACCGCAACAAAGTCTACTTAGGGAAAATTTTGTGACTATATATAACATTCCTATGCTTGTGACGGTTTTGGGATTAATTGTAGAGTCTGGGTTTAGCGACTGATTACAGACGACCTATTAGTCCCAAAAGGGTTGCGAagtttgttttagtttagtGGCAGTTGAGTCGCATTTTGGAATTGTTTTGGTCATAAATTAGTAACGTTTTAGCAATCCTAAATCTGATTAATTTCAGAATTTGAAATGCTAATAGTTAAAAGGAAAGCTGATTTAAAGTACCACACAAGAAAACTTATCATcctaaacaaaaagatcatcctaaacatCTAACAAACAGTATTCAAAAGCAAGttcataaataaagaaaaggggAATTATAAGTTCAGTTGGAAGAAGTATTAGAGGTAGGGGAATTGGCAGCTGGTGTGGTGCTTCCATCAGTGGGTTGTGCAGTGGTTGCAGGCACAGTAGCTGGTTCGGTGGCTGCAGGATGAGAAACATTAAAAGCTGCGTATTCAGGACAGTTTTCTTTCATGAAGAGGGCAAGCCTCTTGATCTCAGCTTGAGACTCTCGGTGTTCCTGATCACGTCGTGCATTCTCAGAATCGTGTTCAGATATCTTGCGCCGAAGTTGATCTTGAAGCTCCGCAAGAGTTGATGTAGAAGAGCTCGCtaactctctttcctttttcctttctttagtGTATCAACAAGTGATCCAAGGCCAAATGGGTTGCCTTTGGTATCTTTATGAGTGCACTAAACCAAACGATAAACATTCACTAATCAGCACAAACCAGAAAACGAAATGCAGAATCAACATCAAATATTCTAGGTTCCTAAGCATAGTtcattaaacaattttaaagaaaacCAAGAGACTGTTAAGCACATAATCAACATCAATCATCATTCacattaagaaaccaaaattgacaaagaaaaatcacacacaaaagAGATAAACGAATTACCTGAAGGAagatttcatttctttcatCAAGGGAAAGAGTCGGATGTGTTGAACTCTCTGAACCATCAACGTTCGTTTCAGACTGTCTCTCTTCTATGGTCCTCTCATAAGTCTCAGCAACTTGTTTGGCTTTTTGATCCACAAATGATCTCATCGGACCAGCGGGGATCGTCAGTGCGATCGTGGTCTCGTATGTTACCTGATCGATACAAGATTTTGTGGGATAGCTTTCCACCGTAAGGGGTTTAATGAGCGTTGCTAGGCTGTTGTAGACGTGAAGAGAGTCTCttttggttgtatttgttgttcGACTCACCTTGTTAAGGTTAAGATAAactgtgacgtggaatcatggcgatgaggaggaggatgatctatgGTCTCAAATGCGTCTTGTTGGTTAcgtcttattttgtttttagaacCTTGGTTAGGTTGATAGTTTGGTTTATATGTTTCCGTTGTACATGTTGATGTttggtttatattattttgagttgGTTAGTGTCTGTTTTAGTGATGGTTGTGGTATGAtatggtttaattaaataaaattggatATTTAGTTATTATGAAAAAATGGATCAGGTTGTTTATAGTAAATTTATTTACCTTCACATAGTTGAGTTTTAGgaacaaaagtcaaaaagatTTTGCAGCATAGTTGAAACAGCCcgacacattttttttaaatgataaataagaaataagaaataataaataaatatctcaaatatttatttaaatatgcaGAAAcccaaatcacaaaaataagcagcggaaaataataataataataaacaaacatttaACAAGAATCATAAACCAAGAGCTAGCAACTTAACTCATAATTTTAACATCAACAttccaattctagcaacctagcagaaaccaaaacataacaactaagttcctaaaacatcctcctcttcaatACCATGATCTCATGGTCACACTTTacctctacctgcaccacaaacacaatgagatgtgTGAGTATTACAAGAAATATCCATCgagacgatcctcccatctatgagatacacacacaagcaaatcaagtgtacaaccacaaataaaacatagcAAACTAGTCATTAGACAAAGCACTCAATAACACATTCCCCACACCTActcatcatcacacaaaacaagtcatacaacccaatcgcttagataagctcatggtcacgcactcacgaAAATAACTACAACCAGAAGAGAGGCTCTCCAATTTCTAGGAACAACCAAACttgctcctacaaccaatcacaacagcaaacaaacattgaaaccAACCTGGCaggaaaaacagaaaagagCAATCTCATATGTGAAACCATGTAATCAGAACGAATCGTTAACTTTCGAATCTATCCGGTGAAAAGAAAGGTCTAAATGTCCTGAATCTTCCCATAAAACTTTGTCACGATCAGGTCTCATATGAACCCGTAATCGAGCTccaaacacccgctggtctcaattcgtgactgagaagaaacgccccacgaCACTGCAGAGTTCTCATAGAAGATTAaatcacttctgtaaaaaggagagtttACGAAAATGTCTTAGCTACAATCCTACCAAAACTCAATACCTTCCGAAACGATTTGATCAGTTGGATCCTcattctcccaaaccctgacagttttgtttttctctttactctaaagaaaaaggttgatcttcttctctttctcctttataCCAAATAACCAAGACTTACTTCTGTTTCTCTCCTTATCTCTGATCAGAAAAAtgtcaacaataacaaacagaGAAGAGACATAGACTTATGGAGGAGATTAgggattttttggttatttagaaataaccaaaaaatttaattaaaccaaacagcaattaaaattCAATACTTTGGTTTTCTGCACACTTCACAATCCTAAGTTTAGAAAGTGAGTGTTACTATagtaaaccataaaaattttgttattatgccAGCTTCAAAGATTAATATTTCAggaattttacttttttaattactgACCAAAACCATAGAAATTTTTATCAAGCAAATACCTAAAACTtaaatgaatataatttaattgcAGTCTACCAGCAACGCCAGTTCAAGTTGTATAGAGTCAGGTGGTTATGGTTAGTGACAACATAGagtatttcttatttttagagTGATAAcagtttacttattttttagttttgtttccttagatttttatttttatgtgcAAAATTTAGATGATTTACTAAgcattaaaatttatataaaagaaaattgttaaagagaaagaaaaaaagaagaagcaaaaaactACAACGAAGAAGTGAAGtgatcttagtgcagtggcaggagatAAGTCCATAtatagaaggcaccatcacacccgggatcgagtacCGGTTCCTACGAATGTAAGAATTTGGCTAATAGATCGACCAGTTGTGGcctaatggttgacaaaaaaaaaaaaaaaaaaaaaaaaaaaNCGAAGGAAAACAAATTGCTAACCACAAAAGTACTGAAATAAGCTAGCGGAAAGCTATGATTCAAATTTCAAACTATCATAAAGTAACGTATCCTGATATATGTATGGCCGTTCTAGTGAATAAGTGAAATCTTTAGTTAACTCTAGCAATCTTTATaagtttctcaaaatatttcTCAGATTAGTGTTAAAAGTTAAAGATTATTTGGTATtcattagattttttatatgatattttctaGACATGTGACGAAATATTTTTAACTCATTAGTgaataatgttaaaaatatttatcaaaatatttgtattgAATAAGTGAAATCTTTAGTAAACTACAACAATCTTTATAAGTTTTTGGACAAATTTTCAGGCTGATAACGTATCAGAAGGGCAACGAGCCTCCGCATTTGGAATACTTACCGGGATTGCATCTTGTGCATTTGTCTGCGCCACTCTTTGCGCTCGATTTTTATCTATTGCCACTACATTTCAAGTATTTTTATCTAGTTAGAGatgtatatgtttatatgtataGTTATCTATTAGtgaataattttcatttaaatctttgatttttctgcTCGTTAATTAGGTCGCAGCAACACTGGCGATTTTATCAACAGTGTACATGAGGCTTTTGCTACCAGATTCTATCCAAGACAACAGTGTAGGGGCTCCCATTGTTTCAAGCGAAAATCTGAGTTCTCCTTTACTCGAAGACTGTCCTGGACATAGAAATAGAATATTCAGATCATTTCGTTCGGTACGTGAAATGGCATCTCTAATGAGAAGCAGGTATGTTTACTTATTCcttacttcatttttttttccttataatttGAGAGGGTAGAAGATTCATGATTAGTGAAAAAGTCAACTAATTTCTTAATcttattagtttaattaaaaaagtttaaaatgacTTCTTAACACTTGCTTTCATTTGCCAGCGTTCCACTTTTTCAAGTTGCGGTGGTATCCTTCTTCAGTAGTCTTGGTGAGGCAGGTCTACATGCTTCGTCTATGGTACGCTTTTACTATGTGATGCGAAGAGTAAATAACTATTGCACGGAACTGTGAATCAtacttttaatttatcatttgaAATGCTAGTTAGGgactataaatttaaaatactattattgTATGGCGCTATGGCGTGGCATAACTAAGGAGATTGTGAAcagtaaaaagaaattatattagTTTGTGCATTCCTCGAAACTGTACATTTCtagaaaagtaaatatttttttgtcgaTTGTTTCACGCAGTACTATTTAAAGGCCAAGTTTCACTTTAACAAAGACCAGTTTGCAGACTTGATGATCATATGTGGCGCAGCCGGGTCTATTTCACAGGTGGATAACAACTAATATGTTCACTTTCTGTTGATAATTGTGTGATCTTAATCTAATTCACATTGTTtaacttacaaaaaaagttatttcaCAGTTGCTCTTCATGCCCATTTTAGTTCCAGCTTTGAAAGAGGAGAGATTGCTCTCAATTGgtcttttttttgcttctgcCCATGTAAGCAGCATGTCCTTATTCTTTTCGGCGATTTGTTCAAGCTAATATTAAACATATGATTGGTTgcctaattaaaaaatttatataagaaaaaataagatcCTCCGTAGTCTTCTTTATCATATGTTTTAGTCTCCAACTATGCAGATGTTCCTCCTCTGTGTGGCATGGTCTTCATGGGTACTAATTCTAactttatactattttttttttttttgataaacccTACCGGCTGATCCGAAAATActttacaatttatttatttattttcgatAGTTCATTGTCTTTGCTATATCATTTTGGGGATTCATGAAAGTTGCATCTTTAGTTTAGATATGTAGATTTGTGAGATCCTTATTGgctaagaaaatttaaaactcaCATGCAGGTTCCATATATTGCAGCCATATCTGCACTTTTCTCTGTATTTCCTCAATCGTGTGTAAGTTTCATGTATTAGATATATGATTTTCATCgagtttataatttaattatagttattgTAATTCGGTAATTCAACTATACAGATACGGAGCATTGTCTCGAAACAAGTAGCATCGTACGAACAGGTaacttaatttttgttatagaatagtcaaaagtcaaaaccaaagGACTTGTTCGATAAATTGGATAAAtgatttcaaagaaaaaaaaggtaggATGTTATAGATTATAGAAAAAGAGAGTATGACATTagattatatagtaaaaatctcaataaataaataacgtCGAGACTAGggtatatatttaattactttATAGAATTATTAATTTCTCGACATATAAATTgagcaaaaaaattatttgaaaccgAATAACATATTGATGTATGGaagtatatatactagattaagatTTGTGctctatattataatttaaaaataaaatataattgatatgattgttttaaaaagtattttttggataaaacacttattttataagttttatattgttaattttgtaattttatgtatgagaaatggttatgtttatttattattattttttaaaaaaaaaattttaaacatgtttggtgaaaattttgtaatatgacccgtgcttaggtaatattttattttcatctgcacaataagatctcgCAAAATCAtcattaagtgtgataaattgccaatattttttttatgtctaacaatataaattttgtacaatacatggaatactaaagattttattttggaaattgtataaatcattgaaaTAAACTCTTTAAGAGGATTATTtgagatattcttaagtgtattcatatagcccatagattgaccaattaatctataattttttttgtaaccaacatatatttaatttatacatattttgtaaccaacttataaaaattatatagtctacaaaaaaaagttgtgtactttcatttttttacataggggatatatatattgtactcAAACCAATTGAACTGTAATGAAACTGAACATTATTACTTCATTTATGTGAGATTGGTTTGGACAGTAGTCTATTCAAACTCTAACTTTTGGTAACTTATTCAGGGGAAAGCCCAAGGGATTATTTCAAGTATATGTTCCCTTGCAAATGTCATTTCCCCCCTGGCATTTTCACCTTTAACAGGTTTCATTACTTtcagaaacttttttttcttcttaatgcTATATACCAAAacttatgaaataaaaatgcaacACTTGCTACTAACGcatgtacattttttttcctttttttagaCTGGTTTCTGTCCGAAAGAGCTCCATTTAATTTCCCAGGTTTCAGTATAATGTGTGCGGGATTCACCATGGTAATATACTTCACAAATTCTCTACTAAAAATTCAGTAAAGATAGTATACATGCGAATATacaaaatcatgttttgttcaACAAAGTAATGCATTTTAGGGTTTCACAAAGTATATGTTGTTTCAGGTTATACAAAATGGCAATTTATCTTATCCCATGAAAAATCACCAATCAACTAgttatttttcaataaatatatacaaacttttaagatttttgataaatctatattaacatttttgaagtacattttgtattatgcccttttagttttgtttattaaaaaaattatttagaatattaacccttaaaaaatttccaaaactaacattacttcagattttgttttctaaatattttatatttcattccaactaaaagaataacagcaatcaatatggaaatagaaactatcataACCATACattctgttgtgttttgaagatattcta is from Camelina sativa cultivar DH55 chromosome 20, Cs, whole genome shotgun sequence and encodes:
- the LOC104771337 gene encoding hippocampus abundant transcript 1 protein-like isoform X2, which produces MEETTTFQGLGHLFMTIFLYCFSVFIVAPVITDVSMAALCPGKDECSLVIYLSGFQQIITGVGSLMMMPLVGSLSDKHGRKSLLTLPMTLNILPLATLAYSRGTTIFYVYYVLKTFTSIICEGSVLCLALAYVADNVSEGQRASAFGILTGIASCAFVCATLCARFLSIATTFQVAATLAILSTVYMRLLLPDSIQDNSVGAPIVSSENLSSPLLEDCPGHRNRIFRSFRSVREMASLMRSSVPLFQVAVVSFFSSLGEAGLHASSMYYLKAKFHFNKDQFADLMIICGAAGSISQLLFMPILVPALKEERLLSIGLFFASAHMFLLCVAWSSWVPYIAAISALFSVFPQSCIRSIVSKQVASYEQGKAQGIISSICSLANVISPLAFSPLTDWFLSERAPFNFPGFSIMCAGFTMRERLAQMSQYERTLFT
- the LOC104771337 gene encoding hippocampus abundant transcript 1 protein-like isoform X1 — encoded protein: MEETTTFQGLGHLFMTIFLYCFSVFIVAPVITDVSMAALCPGKDECSLVIYLSGFQQIITGVGSLMMMPLVGSLSDKHGRKSLLTLPMTLNILPLATLAYSRGTTIFYVYYVLKTFTSIICEGSVLCLALAYVADNVSEGQRASAFGILTGIASCAFVCATLCARFLSIATTFQVAATLAILSTVYMRLLLPDSIQDNSVGAPIVSSENLSSPLLEDCPGHRNRIFRSFRSVREMASLMRSSVPLFQVAVVSFFSSLGEAGLHASSMYYLKAKFHFNKDQFADLMIICGAAGSISQLLFMPILVPALKEERLLSIGLFFASAHMFLLCVAWSSWVPYIAAISALFSVFPQSCIRSIVSKQVASYEQGKAQGIISSICSLANVISPLAFSPLTDWFLSERAPFNFPGFSIMCAGFTMTVAFIQSIMIRATTPMSDMGSP